GATGGCGGTTGGTGGGACCAGATAGGTGTTATGTATGAGCTATTGCAATCACTGAAACCATCACTGGAAAACGGGTATCAATCTCAACTGTTGCGATTGAGTCGACGGGAAGAACAATGCCCAATACGTGGAGAGGTAAAATCATTCTTCAGCACGACTCATCGCTAAAAATTGGTCAACCCTCAAACCCTACtatttatcatttgtttttaatggtgGTTAGTCCATGTTGACCGGCAGTTTCGGCCATATGAAGATATCAAAAACTAGATTGATACCTGCATAGTGTTGAATAATGAACGCTTCTACTGTGACGGTATTCCAGTCATCCGTAGCTACTGATGGATGACCCAAGTGTTAAAATGATCGATTTTTTACAATAAAGATAcatttttagaataaaaacaacttgaacttaatacatattttctaaaatgaatataaaatttttaaattatttactaatgatgctatttttaatttgatataATTTCTtaccaaaaaaatacaacagttTGTGTATGTAATCAACCGTTCAAGAAATAAGTATACAATTTTCACTTACACGACCAACGCATGTACACATAATTATCACACAGTTTATAATGAAGCAGCGCATccgaaatatttattcaaattacaaCAATCGGTGTTTGGCATACAAGCATTTGGATTCAAACTTCGGCCTAGTTTAGTTATCGACAGAAATGGAACCCCTGGGCAGATGTTCTGTAATGCTACTCTTGGTATATAAAACACCACCCGGATACAGCCAAACTCGACAGTCAGAATGAAGTGTTGCCTTGCAATGCTATACTCAGTGACAGCACTTATAAACTATAGAGTTGGTCATGCTTATGCGAACGATCTAAACTCATCAACAGTGATCAGTGATCGTTCGAACGAGGAACGTATCGTCGGAGGTGTTCCGGTAAATATTCGTGATTTTCCGTACCAGGTGTCGCTACGGCGGGGAAGACACTTTTGCGGTGGGTCGATTATTGACGTAGAATGGATACTAACTGCCGCGCATTGCACGAGGTGAGAATGCTATTAACAAAAACTTAGGCCCATTTTAACTCCCTTTCCCTTGGCATTGTTTCAGAACCATCAACGTTCTCGGCCTTTGGGTTCACGTCGGTTCCACCCATGTAAACGATGGTGGTCGATCAGTCAAAGTGAGACGAATTCTTCACCATCCGAAGCAAAATTCGTGGAGTGATTATGATTTCTCACTTCTCCATCTGGACCAACCGCTCAACTTCAGCGAAACGGTTCAACCGATTCGTATGCGTAGACCATCGACTAGCGAAAGTGACGGAGAGCTATCGGATGGTACCTTGTGTAAAGTTTCCGGCTGGGGAAACAC
This Anopheles marshallii chromosome 3, idAnoMarsDA_429_01, whole genome shotgun sequence DNA region includes the following protein-coding sequences:
- the LOC128712557 gene encoding trypsin-1-like, coding for MKCCLAMLYSVTALINYRVGHAYANDLNSSTVISDRSNEERIVGGVPVNIRDFPYQVSLRRGRHFCGGSIIDVEWILTAAHCTRTINVLGLWVHVGSTHVNDGGRSVKVRRILHHPKQNSWSDYDFSLLHLDQPLNFSETVQPIRMRRPSTSESDGELSDGTLCKVSGWGNTHNPDESTLVLRAANVPLTNHRRCNEVYEGIGSVTESMICAGYDEGGKDSCQGDSGGPLVCDGQLTGVVSWGKGCAEPGFPGVYAKVSTAFEWIEQALQVERVSEAPDKVEAF